From one Streptomyces sp. SCSIO 30461 genomic stretch:
- a CDS encoding zinc-binding dehydrogenase, translated as MFAAYAARIDRDQPLTGLELGERPAPDVPPGWTVVNVKAASLNHHDLWSLRGVGLSDDKLPMILGCDAAGIDPDGNEVVIHSVIGQTGHGVGPNEPRSILTERYQGTFAEQVAVPAWNVLPKPKALSFEEAACLPTAWLTAYRMLFTNAGVRPGDSVLVQGAGGGVATAAIALGKAAGLRVFATSRDEAKRKRAVELGAVDAFEPGARLPQRVDAVIETVGAATWSHSVKSLRPGGTVVISGATSGDRPSHAELTRIFFLELKVVGSTMGSKDELEDLLAFCDATGVRPVIDEALPLDRAREGFEKLAAGELFGKIVLTNS; from the coding sequence ATGTTCGCCGCCTACGCCGCACGCATCGACCGTGACCAGCCGCTCACCGGACTCGAACTGGGCGAACGCCCGGCGCCCGACGTGCCCCCGGGCTGGACGGTCGTGAACGTCAAGGCCGCCTCCCTCAACCACCACGACCTGTGGTCGCTGCGGGGTGTGGGCCTCTCCGACGACAAGCTCCCGATGATCCTCGGCTGCGATGCCGCAGGCATCGACCCGGACGGCAACGAGGTCGTGATCCACTCCGTCATCGGCCAGACGGGTCACGGCGTCGGCCCGAACGAGCCCCGCTCCATTCTGACCGAGCGCTACCAGGGCACCTTCGCCGAACAGGTCGCCGTACCGGCCTGGAACGTGCTGCCCAAGCCGAAGGCACTCTCCTTCGAGGAGGCCGCCTGTCTGCCGACCGCCTGGCTGACGGCCTACCGCATGCTCTTCACCAACGCAGGGGTGCGCCCGGGCGACTCGGTGCTCGTCCAGGGCGCGGGCGGCGGCGTAGCCACCGCGGCGATCGCGCTCGGCAAGGCCGCCGGACTGCGCGTCTTCGCCACCAGTCGCGACGAGGCCAAGCGCAAGCGGGCCGTGGAACTCGGCGCGGTGGACGCCTTCGAGCCCGGCGCCCGGTTGCCGCAGCGGGTGGACGCGGTGATCGAGACAGTCGGCGCCGCCACCTGGTCGCATTCGGTCAAGTCGCTGCGCCCCGGTGGCACCGTGGTCATCTCCGGAGCCACCAGCGGCGACCGCCCCTCGCACGCCGAGCTCACCCGGATCTTCTTCCTCGAACTGAAGGTCGTCGGTTCCACCATGGGTTCCAAGGACGAGCTGGAAGACCTGCTGGCGTTCTGTGATGCCACCGGGGTGCGCCCGGTGATCGACGAGGCGCTGCCGCTGGACAGAGCGCGCGAGGGCTTCGAGAAGCTGGCGGCCGGCGAGCTGTTCGGAAAGATCGTCCTGACCAACTCCTGA
- a CDS encoding amino acid ABC transporter ATP-binding protein has translation MTAMVKAEGVHKSYGAAHILKGIDLEVAPREVFCLIGPSGSGKSTFLRCINHLEKINAGRLYVDGELVGYRQKGDKLYELKDSEVALQRRDIGMVFQRFNLFPHMTALENVMEAPVQVKGEAKAVARERALKLLDRVGLGDKAGNYPSQLSGGQQQRVAIARALAMEPKLMLFDEPTSALDPELVGDVLDVMRDLAESGMTMVVVTHEMGFAREVGDSLVFMDGGVVVESGNPRDVLGNPQHDRTKAFLSKVL, from the coding sequence ATGACCGCCATGGTGAAGGCCGAGGGCGTACACAAGTCCTACGGCGCGGCCCACATCCTCAAGGGCATCGACCTCGAAGTCGCCCCGCGTGAGGTGTTCTGCCTCATCGGCCCCTCGGGATCGGGCAAGTCGACCTTCCTCCGGTGCATCAACCACCTGGAGAAGATCAACGCCGGCCGGCTGTACGTCGACGGCGAGCTCGTCGGCTACCGCCAGAAGGGCGACAAGCTCTACGAGCTCAAGGACAGCGAGGTCGCGCTCCAGCGCCGGGACATCGGCATGGTGTTCCAGCGGTTCAACCTGTTCCCGCACATGACCGCCCTCGAGAACGTCATGGAGGCGCCGGTCCAGGTCAAGGGCGAGGCCAAGGCCGTCGCCCGCGAGCGGGCCCTGAAGCTGCTCGACCGGGTCGGCCTCGGGGACAAGGCCGGGAACTATCCCTCGCAGCTCTCCGGCGGTCAGCAGCAGCGTGTCGCCATCGCCCGTGCGCTGGCGATGGAGCCGAAGCTGATGCTCTTCGACGAGCCCACGTCCGCCCTCGACCCGGAGCTCGTCGGTGACGTCCTCGACGTCATGCGCGACCTGGCCGAGAGCGGTATGACGATGGTGGTCGTCACCCACGAGATGGGATTCGCCCGCGAGGTGGGCGACTCCCTGGTGTTCATGGACGGCGGTGTGGTCGTCGAGTCCGGCAACCCGCGCGACGTCCTGGGCAACCCGCAGCACGACCGCACGAAGGCCTTCCTGTCCAAGGTGCTCTGA
- a CDS encoding DUF4097 family beta strand repeat-containing protein → MPESTWTVAEPQKLAFDEPVTALNVRIVNGAVNVVGTDEPTARLEVSELDGPPLIVTLSGSTLTVAYEDVPWQDFIKLFDRKRWQRHAVVSLAVPSSAAVEVGVVGAGAVVSGIHGRTDVRGVSGDTTLVRLSGRIDAETVSGGLEAQEVTGELRFSSVSGDLTVIDGAGPSVKAKTVSGDMVIDLDGTPTDVQVSSVSGEVAIRLPHPADARVEANTTSGAVSSAFEDLKVTGMWGTKKITGTLGSGDGSLKATTLSGSIALLRRPPTEDEYGEPARTGKVL, encoded by the coding sequence ATGCCAGAATCGACGTGGACCGTTGCCGAGCCCCAGAAGCTCGCGTTCGACGAACCCGTGACAGCCCTGAACGTGCGCATCGTCAACGGGGCGGTGAACGTGGTCGGCACCGACGAGCCGACCGCCCGCCTGGAGGTATCGGAGCTCGACGGCCCACCGCTGATCGTGACCCTCAGCGGGTCCACGCTCACCGTGGCCTACGAGGACGTGCCCTGGCAGGACTTCATCAAACTCTTCGACCGCAAGCGCTGGCAGCGCCACGCCGTGGTGTCCCTCGCCGTGCCGTCGAGCGCAGCCGTCGAGGTGGGTGTCGTGGGGGCCGGGGCAGTCGTCTCCGGTATCCACGGCCGCACGGACGTACGCGGCGTCAGCGGGGACACCACGCTGGTGCGCCTGTCCGGACGGATCGACGCCGAGACGGTCTCGGGCGGTCTCGAAGCCCAGGAGGTGACTGGGGAGCTGCGCTTCAGCTCCGTGTCCGGCGATCTGACCGTGATCGACGGCGCGGGTCCCTCGGTGAAGGCGAAGACCGTCAGCGGCGACATGGTGATCGACCTGGACGGGACACCGACGGACGTCCAGGTCAGCAGCGTCTCCGGAGAGGTCGCGATCCGGCTTCCGCACCCCGCGGACGCACGGGTCGAGGCCAACACCACCAGCGGGGCGGTGTCCAGCGCCTTCGAGGACCTGAAGGTCACCGGGATGTGGGGCACGAAGAAGATCACCGGCACGCTCGGCTCGGGCGACGGCTCACTCAAGGCCACCACACTCTCCGGGTCCATCGCCCTGCTCCGGCGCCCGCCCACCGAGGACGAGTACGGCGAGCCCGCCCGCACTGGAAAGGTGCTCTGA
- a CDS encoding class I SAM-dependent methyltransferase: MESAAGAAHAEATTDWRAWQESWDRQQEWYLPDREERFRVMLDMVEAVVGPEPRVLDLACGTGSITDRLLRRFPDAVSVGVDQDPALLAIAEGYFEGDGRVTFVSADLTDPDWTAALPHDSYDAVLTATALHWLRPGPLATLYGQLAGLIADGGVFMNADHMKDESTPRINAAERAQRHAAMDRAKAAGVPDWAGWWALAAKDPVLAAPTARRFEIYGEHADGEIPSLDWHARTLCAAGFAEARGVWASPSDSMVLALR; encoded by the coding sequence ATGGAGTCAGCAGCCGGCGCGGCACACGCAGAGGCCACCACCGACTGGCGGGCCTGGCAGGAAAGCTGGGACCGGCAGCAGGAGTGGTACCTGCCCGACCGCGAGGAACGGTTCCGGGTGATGCTGGACATGGTCGAGGCCGTTGTCGGGCCCGAGCCGAGGGTCTTGGACCTCGCGTGCGGAACCGGAAGCATCACGGACCGGTTGCTCAGGCGGTTCCCCGACGCGGTGAGCGTCGGAGTCGACCAGGACCCGGCGCTGCTCGCCATCGCCGAGGGGTATTTCGAGGGCGACGGCCGCGTCACCTTCGTCAGCGCGGACCTCACCGATCCGGACTGGACCGCGGCGCTGCCACACGACTCGTACGACGCAGTCCTCACCGCCACAGCCCTGCACTGGCTGCGTCCGGGCCCGCTGGCAACCCTGTACGGGCAGCTCGCCGGGCTCATCGCGGACGGCGGGGTCTTCATGAACGCCGACCACATGAAGGACGAGAGCACACCCCGGATCAATGCCGCCGAGCGCGCCCAGCGCCATGCCGCCATGGACCGGGCCAAGGCCGCCGGTGTGCCGGACTGGGCCGGGTGGTGGGCGTTGGCAGCCAAGGACCCGGTGCTGGCCGCCCCCACCGCACGCCGCTTCGAGATCTACGGCGAGCACGCCGACGGGGAGATCCCCTCGCTCGACTGGCACGCCCGCACCCTGTGCGCTGCGGGCTTCGCCGAGGCGCGCGGAGTCTGGGCGTCCCCTTCCGACTCGATGGTGCTCGCCCTGAGGTGA
- a CDS encoding amino acid ABC transporter permease — MTDKFDKTPADEPPADKPSAGSPESKGDSTVSEEAAIAAHPEQIKAIPVRHYGRYVSAVIVLGLLGWLGYAFSQGDIRWATIGEFLFDSRIVEGAVNTLFISVLSMIIGLVLGIVFAVMRLSKNPVTGAVAWLYIWFFRGTPVFVQLLLWFNLALIFPILNIGFYKDEMVDVMTPFLVALLGLGLNEGAYMAEIMRAGIQSVDEGQTEASHALGMSNGKTMRRVVLPQAMRVIVPPTGNEFINLLKTSSLVSAVQYVDLLRAAQNIGSTSFAIMEMLIVASIWYLALTSVFSVGQYYIERYYARGSLRQLPPTPWQRVRANLMILRRPKAVM, encoded by the coding sequence GTGACTGACAAGTTCGACAAGACGCCCGCCGACGAGCCACCGGCGGACAAGCCGTCGGCCGGCTCGCCGGAGAGCAAGGGCGACAGCACGGTCAGCGAGGAAGCCGCCATCGCGGCGCACCCCGAGCAGATCAAGGCCATCCCGGTGCGGCACTACGGGCGCTATGTGTCCGCCGTGATCGTGCTGGGCCTGCTCGGCTGGCTGGGCTACGCCTTCTCTCAGGGCGACATCCGCTGGGCCACGATCGGCGAGTTCCTCTTCGACTCCCGAATCGTCGAGGGCGCGGTGAACACCCTCTTCATCAGCGTGCTGTCGATGATCATCGGCCTGGTGCTGGGCATCGTCTTCGCCGTCATGCGGCTCTCGAAGAACCCGGTGACGGGTGCGGTGGCCTGGTTGTACATCTGGTTCTTCCGCGGGACCCCGGTGTTCGTCCAGCTGCTGCTGTGGTTCAACCTGGCGCTGATCTTCCCGATCCTGAACATCGGGTTCTACAAGGACGAGATGGTCGATGTCATGACCCCGTTCCTTGTGGCCCTGCTGGGTCTGGGTCTGAACGAGGGCGCCTATATGGCCGAGATCATGCGCGCCGGCATCCAGTCGGTCGACGAGGGCCAGACCGAGGCCTCGCACGCGCTGGGCATGTCCAACGGCAAGACCATGCGCCGGGTCGTGCTGCCGCAGGCGATGCGGGTGATCGTGCCGCCGACCGGCAACGAGTTCATCAACCTGCTCAAGACCTCGTCCCTGGTCTCCGCCGTGCAGTACGTCGATCTGCTGCGCGCCGCCCAGAACATCGGTTCGACCTCGTTCGCCATCATGGAGATGCTGATCGTCGCCTCCATCTGGTACCTGGCTCTGACCAGCGTGTTCAGCGTCGGTCAGTACTACATCGAGCGGTACTACGCCCGTGGCTCGCTGCGTCAGCTGCCCCCCACCCCGTGGCAGCGTGTCAGGGCGAACCTGATGATCCTTCGACGCCCCAAGGCGGTGATGTGA
- a CDS encoding ABC transporter substrate-binding protein, whose product MTASTTRRTTAARSRIAAVGAIAVAGALVLTACGDQTNSASTSTKESGADSSAPLYSKLPKKYQEAGEIKVGTDAAYAPMEYEESGKIVGIDPDIAAALGKELGVKFVFTSGTFDGLISSLNTGRQDIVMSAMSDTPARQQGLDDTGKKVGEGVDFVDYFTSGVSLLVKKGNPQKITSLDDLCGKKVAVQRGTIYEDTFKTQAAKCVKDGKGKLTIEAFDTDAEAQTRVKSGGAAADLNDYPVAAHIAKTAGGGNDFEVAGDQTAAGPFGIAVDKDNTELRDALKLALAAIIKNGEYGKVLEKWDVKDSAVTEATINGGK is encoded by the coding sequence ATGACCGCAAGCACCACCCGTCGTACGACCGCCGCACGGTCCCGGATCGCCGCGGTCGGCGCGATCGCGGTCGCCGGCGCGCTGGTACTCACCGCCTGCGGTGACCAGACCAACTCGGCATCGACCTCCACCAAGGAGAGCGGCGCCGACAGCTCCGCCCCGCTCTACTCCAAGCTCCCTAAGAAGTACCAGGAAGCCGGTGAGATCAAGGTCGGCACCGACGCCGCGTACGCTCCGATGGAGTACGAGGAGAGCGGCAAGATCGTCGGTATCGACCCCGACATCGCCGCCGCGCTGGGCAAGGAGCTCGGTGTCAAGTTCGTGTTCACCAGCGGCACCTTCGACGGCCTCATCTCCTCCCTCAACACCGGCCGCCAGGACATCGTGATGTCCGCCATGAGCGACACTCCGGCGCGCCAGCAGGGTCTGGACGACACGGGCAAGAAGGTCGGCGAGGGCGTCGACTTCGTCGACTACTTCACATCCGGCGTCTCCCTGCTGGTCAAGAAGGGCAACCCGCAGAAGATCACCTCGCTCGACGACCTGTGCGGCAAGAAGGTCGCCGTCCAGCGCGGCACGATCTACGAGGACACCTTCAAGACGCAGGCCGCCAAGTGCGTCAAGGACGGCAAGGGCAAGCTCACCATCGAGGCGTTCGACACCGACGCCGAGGCACAGACCCGGGTGAAGTCCGGCGGCGCCGCGGCGGACCTGAACGACTACCCGGTCGCCGCGCACATCGCCAAGACCGCGGGCGGCGGCAACGACTTCGAGGTCGCCGGCGACCAGACCGCCGCCGGCCCGTTCGGCATCGCGGTGGACAAGGACAACACCGAGCTGCGCGACGCCCTCAAGCTGGCCCTGGCCGCGATCATCAAGAACGGTGAGTACGGCAAGGTCCTCGAGAAGTGGGACGTCAAGGACAGCGCGGTCACCGAGGCGACCATCAACGGCGGTAAGTAA
- a CDS encoding NADP-dependent malic enzyme, translating into MAAEIVNPHSESAGEAEAEGVARASGDAFDPAFALHRGGKMAVRSTVPIRDKDDLSLAYTPGVARVCTAIAEQPELVHDYTWKSQVVAVVTDGTAVLGLGDIGPEASLPVMEGKAILFKQFGGVDAVPIALATTDADEIVDTVVRLAPSFGGVNLEDISAPRCFEIERKLQERLDIPVFHDDQHGTAVVTLAALRNAAKLTGRGLGDLRAVISGAGAAGVAIAKFLLEAGLGDVAVADRKGIVSRDREDLTPVKRELAELTNRAGLSGSLETALVGADVFIGVSGGTVPEAAVASMAEGAFVFAMANPNPEVHPDVAHKYASVVATGRSDYPNQINNVLAFPGIFAGALQVRASRITEGMKIAAANALADVVGDDLAADYVIPSPFDERVAPAVTAAVAAAARAEGVARR; encoded by the coding sequence ATGGCAGCCGAGATCGTCAATCCCCATAGTGAGAGCGCCGGCGAGGCGGAAGCGGAGGGTGTCGCGAGGGCGTCCGGCGACGCCTTCGATCCCGCTTTCGCCCTGCACCGCGGCGGCAAGATGGCCGTCCGGTCCACGGTGCCGATTCGCGACAAGGACGACCTGTCCCTCGCCTACACGCCCGGCGTCGCCCGGGTGTGTACCGCCATCGCCGAGCAGCCTGAGCTGGTCCACGACTACACCTGGAAGTCCCAGGTCGTGGCGGTCGTCACGGACGGCACCGCCGTGCTCGGGCTCGGTGACATCGGCCCGGAGGCCTCACTCCCCGTGATGGAGGGCAAGGCGATCCTGTTCAAGCAGTTCGGCGGGGTCGACGCGGTGCCGATCGCGCTGGCCACCACCGACGCCGACGAGATCGTGGACACCGTCGTCCGGCTCGCCCCCTCCTTCGGCGGGGTGAACCTGGAGGACATCTCGGCGCCGCGCTGCTTCGAGATCGAGCGCAAGCTCCAGGAGCGGCTCGACATCCCGGTCTTCCACGACGACCAGCACGGCACGGCCGTGGTGACGCTCGCGGCCCTGCGGAACGCGGCCAAGCTGACCGGACGGGGGCTGGGCGACCTGCGCGCGGTGATCTCCGGCGCCGGCGCGGCGGGCGTGGCCATCGCCAAGTTCCTGCTGGAGGCCGGGCTCGGGGATGTCGCGGTCGCCGACCGCAAGGGCATCGTGAGTCGGGACCGCGAGGACCTCACCCCGGTCAAGCGGGAGCTCGCCGAGCTCACCAACCGCGCCGGGCTCAGCGGCTCGCTGGAGACCGCGCTGGTCGGCGCCGACGTCTTCATCGGCGTCTCCGGCGGAACGGTGCCGGAGGCTGCGGTGGCCTCGATGGCGGAGGGCGCCTTCGTGTTCGCCATGGCCAACCCGAACCCGGAGGTCCACCCGGACGTGGCGCACAAGTACGCCTCGGTCGTGGCGACGGGCCGCAGCGACTACCCGAACCAGATCAACAACGTGCTGGCCTTCCCCGGCATCTTCGCGGGCGCGCTCCAGGTGCGGGCCTCCCGGATCACCGAGGGCATGAAGATCGCGGCGGCCAACGCGCTCGCCGACGTGGTGGGTGACGACCTTGCCGCCGACTACGTGATCCCCTCGCCGTTCGACGAGCGAGTGGCCCCGGCGGTCACGGCGGCCGTGGCGGCGGCGGCCCGTGCGGAGGGTGTGGCCAGGCGCTGA
- a CDS encoding DUF6104 family protein: MYFTDRGIEELEKRRGEEEVTFEWLAEQLRTFVDLNPDFEVPVERLATWLARLDDEDDE; this comes from the coding sequence ATGTACTTCACCGACCGTGGCATCGAGGAGCTTGAGAAGCGGCGCGGCGAGGAGGAGGTCACCTTCGAGTGGCTCGCCGAGCAGCTGCGTACGTTCGTGGATCTCAACCCGGACTTCGAGGTGCCCGTCGAACGGCTGGCCACCTGGCTGGCACGGCTCGACGACGAGGACGACGAGTAG
- a CDS encoding helix-turn-helix transcriptional regulator has product MPPVFAHGRLRLYLLKLLDEAPRHGYEIIRLLEERFQGLYAPSAGTVYPRLAKLEAEGLVTHATEGGRKVYSITDAGRAELANRGGELADLELEIRESVSELAAEIRDDVRGAAGKLRSEMRAAASENRRADAGLGDGDTWRTAKEELRRAKEEWKEQARRAKDESRRAREDAQNARRQAKEAHEQAREEVQRIARQVQEQVQGHFARGDWPAGVRDGMSELAGQLGSLARGTTAWSPFTKPEPAGADPDWAKDAAESDDPARDLERLLDRLRDDVRDAARDHGVSAAQLAEARRHLSSAAAHVIALLRNT; this is encoded by the coding sequence ATGCCACCCGTCTTCGCCCACGGCAGGCTCCGGCTCTACCTGCTGAAGCTGCTGGACGAGGCACCCCGCCACGGCTACGAGATCATCCGGCTGCTCGAGGAGCGCTTCCAGGGGCTGTACGCGCCGTCGGCGGGCACGGTGTACCCGAGGCTGGCCAAGCTGGAGGCCGAAGGGCTCGTCACCCACGCCACCGAAGGCGGCCGGAAGGTGTACTCGATCACCGACGCCGGCCGGGCGGAGCTCGCGAACCGCGGCGGGGAACTCGCCGACCTGGAGCTGGAGATCCGCGAGTCCGTCTCTGAACTGGCCGCGGAGATCCGCGACGACGTACGCGGCGCGGCGGGCAAGCTCCGCAGCGAGATGCGGGCCGCCGCGTCGGAGAACCGGCGCGCGGACGCGGGCCTCGGTGACGGCGACACCTGGCGCACGGCCAAGGAGGAGCTGCGGCGGGCCAAGGAGGAGTGGAAGGAGCAGGCCCGCCGGGCGAAGGACGAGTCACGCCGCGCCCGCGAGGACGCGCAGAACGCGCGCCGCCAAGCCAAGGAGGCCCATGAGCAGGCCCGCGAGGAGGTCCAGCGCATCGCCCGCCAGGTCCAGGAGCAGGTACAAGGGCACTTCGCCCGGGGCGACTGGCCGGCCGGCGTCCGGGACGGCATGTCCGAACTCGCCGGCCAGCTGGGCAGTCTGGCCCGGGGCACGACGGCATGGTCTCCGTTCACCAAGCCGGAGCCCGCCGGCGCCGACCCGGACTGGGCGAAGGACGCGGCGGAATCGGACGATCCGGCTCGCGATCTGGAGCGCCTGCTCGACCGCCTGCGCGACGACGTACGTGACGCCGCCCGGGACCACGGCGTGAGCGCGGCCCAGCTCGCTGAGGCACGCCGCCACCTGTCATCGGCGGCGGCCCATGTCATCGCGCTCCTGCGCAACACCTGA
- a CDS encoding CGNR zinc finger domain-containing protein, with product MELAHYSDYAVRLVNTEEPARNKDTLNSVEAVRELFGVSVQAARRATDADVTRFRSVRARLRAVFTAADAGDHTQAVDLLNSLLLEFPVSPQISGHDHLDGEGHPRWHMHLAEHPSNATTGYAAIAAMGLAFHLTEFGADRLGLCQAAPCRNAYLDTSTNRSRRYCSDRCATRANVAAYRARKRLETERSPDTGRTADTSQSVRERSEP from the coding sequence GTGGAACTTGCCCATTACTCGGACTATGCCGTGCGTCTGGTCAACACCGAGGAGCCCGCCCGCAACAAGGACACACTCAACTCCGTGGAGGCGGTACGCGAGCTGTTCGGCGTATCCGTCCAGGCCGCCCGCCGCGCCACGGACGCGGACGTGACCCGGTTCCGCTCCGTACGTGCCAGGCTGCGCGCGGTCTTCACCGCGGCCGACGCGGGTGACCACACCCAGGCCGTCGACCTGCTCAACTCACTGCTGCTCGAGTTCCCGGTCAGCCCCCAGATCTCCGGCCATGACCACCTCGACGGCGAAGGCCACCCGCGCTGGCACATGCACCTGGCCGAGCACCCGTCCAACGCGACGACGGGCTACGCGGCGATCGCCGCGATGGGGCTGGCCTTCCACCTCACCGAGTTCGGCGCGGACCGGCTCGGCCTCTGCCAGGCCGCCCCCTGCCGCAACGCCTACCTCGACACCTCCACCAACCGCTCCCGCCGCTACTGCTCCGACCGCTGCGCCACCCGCGCCAACGTCGCCGCATACCGCGCCCGCAAGCGCCTGGAGACCGAGCGGTCACCGGACACCGGCCGCACCGCGGACACCAGCCAGAGCGTGCGCGAGCGCAGCGAGCCCTGA